Proteins co-encoded in one Syngnathoides biaculeatus isolate LvHL_M chromosome 22, ASM1980259v1, whole genome shotgun sequence genomic window:
- the ankfn1 gene encoding ankyrin repeat and fibronectin type-III domain-containing protein 1 isoform X6 — MDPLLILTPGCCFCSSSAQVLTRCSLASGFAVSRARSSFLSLSLSLSLSLIGAGHAPPPRPGPARPSPRASDSRAQASVGERDISAAAAPACRDAARAALDLLLLARLSIVGQQARPIGAEVERTHGGRRPEAPVLRGNPPFLAKSGQMQNLQLSQAKKVAGGPASPNAAKRLYRNLSEKLRGSTSSFEDAYFFGKSDRLRKASGGECLSEAVEQQDLDTVQILLGQFSAQELDLNTPDGQGLTPLDVAVMTNNAPIARMLLKAGAREGPLFASAESREARLAALVAEAERRAADLAARAQRDGLSLEACHKDKQLRAWEWKCKLYKRMKSAVQNARPPEAPTRVRLSVGGTSSLSVAFQEAQGLNSAVVTKYRVEWSCLKDFSLLAGEMLLENLQSLKCTIGGLSTGRPYYVRVSACNVRGWGPPACASPPAAAPSNWRESDGRKARRHSHIEVMERLLQQVRATHSHYCCGDVSKLQNPSRKQSVSRSLKHLFHSSNKFVKTLKRGIYLAAVFYHKDRLLVTAEDQIPIVEVDDSYGSSLVQDFLWFTKLSCMWEDVRWLRQSASASASSSSALQARHKMLSAAGQMQSLLGTHNLGRVHYEPIKDRHGNVLLVTARDADGQHSLFSGKWMQVAKLQSQRKSLSTPEEPYALDVLVITLQDIVAYQRRSTQRLAPGLYLGYLKLSSSVDQIRVLVSRRTPSVLCHARVRENANVSREEWDWIRTLSAGEGGEGGEGGEGGEGARPESRSGHAPLLFYELQTAIKSLLKNLNLPLQQARRLRLYSQEVVELGHGVSFLLLLPAADDVCSAPGQSNPFAPLSGFLHLPLQMFELAHFCTYKEKFISLYCRLSSVLDLDALITQQALREAITDGEVAGAKARHQLILDYIQQLDETRQDLRWLTDALQYARYKHPRGGVPVTCLVDAGAPESDDGQRKTDSTSSAMDYLPSPSPELRRRKAISAVLTSMWPPSLDSPPGSDEDGSSEVFLPTDSDYDSSDALSPRELDLLYSPPRDLSRQAVRSLGGSAPDVLQIHELRYSTPPVKDRPRSPALREAKSKDGAPPPLPRPPPLSPSALLAQRFSRHTAETPEGPSPSRTRQEGAAPQPKPAPNPLSKRKLLSRSHRGQYFSGPRRWLRGHSGASHTGSLSEGVYTEQRHPELHGAEDCAPESREGLPREQRPHVRRIFPEAPKDREGGGDDPEGAAGRDVDSDDQTNAQVSEILSSTL, encoded by the exons ATGGAtcccctcctcatcctcactcCCGGCTGCTGCTTCTGCTCCTCCTCCGCGCAGGTTCTCACACGTTGCTCGCTCGCGTCGGGCTTCGCAGTCTCTCGCGCTCGCTcgtcttttctctctctctctctctctctctctctctctctcatcggAGCCGGCcatgcgccccccccccggcccggcccggcccggcccagcCCTCGGGCGTCGGACAGCCGCGCGCAGGCATCGGTCGGCGAGCGCGACATCTCCGCTGCTGCGGCGCCGGCGTGCCGTGATGCTGCACGCGCTGCCTTAGATCTTCTTCTCTTGGCTCGTCTTTCGATC GTCGGACAGCAAGCTCGCCCGATTGGCGCAGAGGTGGAACGGACGCACGGCGGCCGGCGACCTGAAGCCCCTGTTTTGCGCGGAAATCCCCCCTTCCTCGCGAAGTCTGGACAG ATGCAGAACTTGCAGTTGTCTCAAGCCAAGAAGGTCGCGGGGGGGCCGGCCTCCCCCAACGCCGCCAAGCGCCTTTATCGCAACCTGTCGGAGAAGCTGCGAGGAAGCACGTCGTCCTTCGAGGACGCCTACTTCTTCGGGAAGAGCGATCGCCTTCGCAAGGCCTCG GGCGGCGAGTGCCTGTCGGAGGCGGTGGAGCAGCAGGACTTGGATACGGTGCAGATCCTGCTGGGCCAGTTTTCGGCCCAGGAGCTGGACCTGAACACGCCCGACGGCCAGGGCCTGACGCCGCTGGACGTGGCGGTCATGACCAACAACGCGCCCATCGCCAGGATGCTGCTGAAGGCCGGCGCGAGGGAGGGGCCGCTCT TCGCGAGCGCCGAGAGTCGCGAGGCCCGCCTGGCGGCCCTGGTGGCCGAAGCGGAGCGGCGCGCCGCCGACCTGGCCGCGCGGGCGCAGCGGGACGGCCTGTCGCTGGAGGCCTGCCACAAGGACAAGCAGCTGAGGGCCTGGGAGTGGAAGTGCAAGCTCTACAAGCGCATGAAGAGCGCGGTCCAGAACGCAC GTCCGCCCGAGGCTCCCACGCGCGTCCGTCTGAGCGTCGGCGGCACCTCCTCGCTGAGCGTCGCCTTCCAGGAAGCGCAAGGCCTCAACTCCGCCGTGGTCACCAAGTACAGAG TGGAGTGGAGCTGCTTGAAGGACTTTTCGCTGCTGGCCGGTGAGATGCTGCTGGAGAACCTGCAGAGCCTCAAATGCACCATCGGCGGCCTCAGCACG GGTCGTCCGTACTACGTGCGAGTGTCGGCCTGCAACGTGAGGGGCTGGGGCCCGCCCGCCTGCGCCTCCCCCCCGGCCGCCGCTCCTTCCA ACTGGCGAGAGAGTGACGGGCGCAAGGCCAGGCGGCACAGCCACATCGAGGTTATGGAGCGGCTGCTCCAGCAAGTCCGAGCCACGCACTCGCACTACTGCTGCGGAG ACGTGTCCAAGCTGCAGAACCCCAGCAGGAAGCAGTCGGTGTCCCGAAGCCTCAAGCATCTTTTCCACTCCTCCAACAAGTTTGTGAAGACACTGAAAAG GGGGATCTACTTAGCGGCCGTGTTCTACCACAAGGACCGTTTACTGGTGACGGCCGAGGACCAGATCCCCATCGTGGAGGTGGACGACTCCTACGGCAGCTCCCTCGTGCAGGACTTCCTGTGGTTCACCAAG ctgTCGTGCATGTGGGAGGACGTCCGGTGGCTCCGCCAGAGCGCGTCGGcgtcggcgtcgtcgtcgtcggcgcTGCAGGCCCGCCACAAGATGCTGAGCGCCGCCGGGCAGATGCAGAGCCTGCTGGGCACGCACAACCTGGGTCGGGTCCACTACGAGCCCATCAAGGATCGCCACGGCAACGTGCTGCTGGTGACGGCGCGCGACGCCGACGGCCAGCACTCGCTCTTCAGCGGCAAGTGGATGCAGGTGGCCAAACTGCAGAGTCAGCGCAAGTCGCTGTCCACGCCCGAGGAGCCGTACGCCCTCGACGTCCTCGTCATCACCCTGCAG GACATCGTGGCGTACCAGCGGCGCAGCACGCAGCGCCTGGCGCCGGGTCTCTACCTGGGCTACCTGAAGCTCAGCAGCTCCGTGGACCAGATCCGCGTTCTGGTCTCCCGGCGGACCCCCAGCGTGCTGTGTCACGCCCGCGTGCGGGAAAACGCCAACGTGTCCAG GGAGGAGTGGGATTGGATCCGCACGCTGTCGGCCGGCGAGGGGGGCGAGGGGGGCGAAGGGGGCGAAGGGGGCGAGGGGGCTCGGCCCGAGAGCCGCTCCGGCCACGCCCCCCTCCTCTTCTACGAGCTCCAGACGGCCATCAAGTCCCTGCTGAAGAACCTCAACCTACCTCTGCAGCAG GCGCGCCGCTTGCGCCTGTACAGCCAGGAAGTGGTGGAGCTGGGCCACGGCGTCAgcttcctgctgctgctgccggcCGCCGACGACGTCTGCTCGGCCCCCGGCCAGTCCAACCCCTTCGCGCCGCTGTCGGGCTTCCTGCACTTGCCGCTGCAGATGTTCGAGCTCG CGCACTTCTGCACCTACAAGGAGAAGTTCATCAGTTTGTACTGCCGCCTGTCGTCCGTGCTGGACTTGGACGCCCTCATCACCCAGCAGGCGCTGCGGGAGGCCATCACGGACGGCGAGGTGGCCGGCGCCAAAGCCAGACATCAGCTCATCCTCGACTACATCCAA CAGCTGGACGAGACCAGGCAAGACCTGCGCTGGCTGACGGACGCCTTGCAGTACGCCCGCTACAAGCACCCGCGGGGCGGCGTGCCCGTCACCTGCCTGGTGGACGCCGGCGCCCCGGAAAGCGACGACGGCCAGCGGAAGACCGACTCCACCTCGTCCGCCATGGACTACCTGCCGTCGCCCTCGCCGGAACTGCGCAGGAGGAAGGCCATCAGCG CCGTCCTGACGTCCATGTGGCCGCCATCTTTAGACTCGCCGCCGGGCTCGGACGAGGACGGTTCCTCGGAGGTGTTCCTGCCCACGGACAGCGACTACGACTCCAGCGACGCCCTGAGTCCCCGGGAGCTGGACCTGCTCTACTCGCCGCCCCGGGACCTGTCCCGGCAGGCCGTGCGCTCGCTGGGGGGCAGCGCCCCCGACGTGCTTCAGATCCACGAGCTCAG GTACAGCACCCCCCCCGTGAAGGACCGCCCCCGGTCGCCAGCTCTGAGAGAGGCCAAATCCAAAGATGGCGcgccgccccccctcccccgccccccccccttgtcgCCGTCCGCCCTCCTGGCCCAGCGCTTCTCTCGCCACACCGCCGAGACTCCGGAGGGCCCGTCGCCCTCGAGGACCCGCCAGGAGGGGGCGGCCCCCCAACCGAAGCCCGCCCCCAACCCGCTCTCAAAGCGCAAGCTGCTCTCCAGGAGTCACCGGGGCCAGTATTTCAGCGGGCCCCGGCGCTGGCTGAGAGGCCACAGCGGCGCAAGCCACACGGGGTCTCTATCCGAGGGCGTCTACACCGAGCAGCGCCACCCGGAACTGCACGGCGCCGAGGACTGCGCGCCGGAGAGCCGCGAGGGGCTCCCCCGAGAGCAGAGGCCCCACGTGAGACGGATCTTCCCGGAGGCCCCGAAGGACCGGGAGGGCGGGGGCGACGACCCGGAAGGGGCGGCCGGACGGGACGTCGACTCGGACGACCAAACCAACGCGCAGGTGTCGGAGATTCTCAGCAGCACGCTTTAG